The genome window aaagtgtttcctttcaaatggtatcaaaaaAGGTTCAGATCctttttaaccaacaatgcagttaaaaaaatagagttaagaaaatatttactaaataaactgaagtaaaaatttTAATAAAAAGTAAGAAGAAAATAATAataccgaggctatatacagggtacaaCAGTATTACAACTACCGCCTGAGACCCTGAGGAAAGTAGGGAAGGGTGGGCATTGGGCATTGGGCGAGGGAGCAATttaggatccctgtgagtaggccAGCATAGAATGACCCGGACAGTTTGTGCTTTAGTAAGGTTGGTTTCTGGTAAGTAGAGTTCCTAAAGATTATACATATGCTTTTGTTGACAGGAAACTTATTTTTTGGGGTGAAGCCGGCTATATTGTTGTAGGGTTGTTTTCCGACGCCACCCACAAGAACAATTCACAACTCAGGGAGTCCAACCAATACAGACTGTCGATGTTGTGTCCCAAAGCTGGCTAAACCGGCTCTACCGGAAATAGACGTGGCAAGCGACTAGATACTTCCTGTTCGCTGTGTTGACAAATGAAAGAGAGACAGCCAGATGGATTCATAATTTTACGATAACTCCGAAGCTAACCCGGTTTTAACTCAGGTTAGCTATCACATGCCTTGGCACACACCGTAGAAGGTAGTTAGCGAACGAGCCTTGCAGAGGTAATGGACGGGACTAGGCTGTTGTTCGTGTTGTTTGGGGGTTTGTTGgaggtgtattgtggtgtgtcgGCTAACAGAGGGGGATCTCCTTCGTTTACTGATGAAATCCCATTCAAAATTAACTGGCCTGGGGCCGAATTCACCCTGGTGagtgttgtgtggttgtgtgataGAGAATAAATATAGTTTTTTGTCATAGTTAACGTTAAATCATGGCTGGTTATTTATGATTTAATTGAAAAGCgaacgttagctaactagtttTAAATTGGTTTTTTAAGTCTGTTAAGCTTAAGCCTAGCTAGCTGATATTCCTTGTTATGGCTGTCATATGACTGCCAACGCAAAACCTGACCATGCATAGTTTGCCTGTTATGACTgctgtaaagtagtgcacttacaCATCTGACCCTAAATCTGTCCTTCCATAGCCAACCTCAGGTGCCCTCTACAAAGAAGATGACTTTGTCATCATGACAACAACAGAGAAGGAGAAATACAAATGTCTCCTGCCTTCCCTGTCAAATGGAGATGGCGTGAGTTAGATTAATCATTTTCAGTTTCACTCTTTTCAACAACATTGCTTGTCTCGCTgatcctcctgtctccctctgtgtctgttggtctttctctctgtctctcctccctctcttttttctctctctctcctccctctcttttctctctctctctctctctcctccctctctttttttctctctgtctctcctcacccTTCTCTCTCAGGATGATGACAAGGTGTACGCTGGTCCCACTCCAGGTGATCTGCTGGACCCACTGTTCAAACAGAACAGCTGCTCCTACAGAGTGAGAACTGAACCGTTTCACTTCTACTTCTGTCTAAATATAGGCTATATTGAGTACCACTGCAACACTAATGTCATGGGTTCCCCCCTAGGGATCACATGCTAAAGATGTAcactgtctaaactactggcacacagctcggactcccatgcataccccacaagtcaTGCCACAAGAggcctcttcacagtccccaagtccagaacagactatggaggcacacaatactacatagagccatgactacatggtacTCTAGTcgacatcaagtaactgacgcaagcgtaaaatttgatttaaaaaaaacagataaacaccttatggaacagtgagGACTGTGAAACAACACAAGCATTGGCACagacgcatgcatacacacacacacacacacacacacacacacacacgataacatacacatggatttagtaatgTAGATATGGAGTAGGGACCTGaggacacagtgtgttgtgaaatctgtgaatgtattgcaatgttttaaaatggtataaatcaccttaattttgctggaccccaggaagagtagttgctgctttggcagcagctaatggggatccataataaatacaaataaatactaccgttcaaaagtttggggtcatttaaaACTTtccttatttttgaaagaaaagcaattttttttggtccattaaaataacatcaaattgatcagaaatacagtgtagacggcagatttttttgtatggaatatctacataggcgtacagtggctcattatcagcaaccatcacccctgtAGATAATccgtaaaaaatctgccgtttccagctacaatagtcatttacaacattaacaatgtctacactgtattactgatcaattttatgttattttaatggacaaaaaaaaatgcttttctttcaaaaacaaggacatttgtaagtgaccccaaacttttgaacggtagtgtatgtcatGTACTGTGCTGTCACTTTCTATGGATAGGCTAACCACGGTCTCTAATGGCATTTGTTGTGGTGTTAATTAATAGATCGAGTCATACTGGACGTATGAGGTGTGTCATGGGAAACATGTGAGACAATACCATGAGGAGAAGGAGACGGGACAGGTCAGTGGGAAATTATGTTACTTCAAAATTGGCATCATTATAATGTCTACCATCAAGTATGTTGCAATAAATAAGAAAAAATGATTttcgtgttgatctggcagatcAAAGTTCAGGAGTACGTCTTGGGAAGCATGACCAAGTCGACAGAGTCTTCAGCCACTTCAGGAACAGAGATTGCAGAGGTAGAGAAAGTCGAGGAGATGGATCCTACACCAGAAGCTGAGAAAGAGGTTGGTTGTTCAACATTTTGGCTCATACACATAAAAGAAAATTAAAAAACACTTCTTAAGACTTCTTTGAACTTTGTCTTTTCttgttttatttctctctctaatCATGGGTCGCTATTTTGAAGGTTTTACTTGCAGTGATTAGTTTATCTACCTAAGTTGAATGCGCCGATGTCTCTGCTAAgcgacaaaaatataaatgtttctAGGTTCCCACTAAGAACGTGGAAGGCCAGCTGACTCCATACTACCCGGTGTTGATGGCCCACGGGACAGCGTGCGTCCTGAAACAGAACACGCCTCGCTCCACCAACGTGCTGTATGTCTGCCACCCCGAAGCCAAGAACGAGATCCTCTCTATCGCTGAGGTCACTACCTGCGAGTACGAAGTAGTGGTGCTGACCCCTCTGATCTGTgcacaccccaaatacaggtgggtagagagagaatgaggtaCACACCCAAaatacagcagcataccacccttcaccccactgctggcttgccactgaagctaagcagggtcagtccctggatgggagaccagatgctgctggaagtagtgttggagggccagtaggaggcactctttcctcttgtctaaaaaaatatcccaatgccccagggcagtgattggggacattgccttgtgtagggtgccatctttcgggtgggacgttaaatgggtgtcctgactctctgtggtcacttaagatcccatggcacttatcgtaagagtaggggtgttaaccccggtgtgcTGGCttaattcccaatctggccctcataccatcacattcacctaatcatccccagcttacaattggctcattcatccccctcctctcccctgtaactattccccaggttgttgctgtaaattagaatgtgttcccagtcaacttacctggtaaagtaAGGGTTAATTACAAATATAGGTAGCAGCAGGTCTACTGTAAACTGCATCCCGAACCAATTCCCCTCATGATGTATTTCACAACTACCATAGCTGATTTAGCTAATGCAACTAGAAGTAAAGGGGACTACCTTGTTTGAAATGTTATGGAGGCTTATATCTTTATCCCGTGGTCTGTTAGGTTCAAGTCGTCCCCAGTGAATGCCATCTTCTGCCAGGCCATGTCTGGTTCTCCCCTGCGGCCTCACAGGCTCTCTCAGATGGACCGGGAGCAGGAGCTGCTGAAACCTACCTTCACTGCCGCTGCCCCGGAAAAAGAagtgagaaaggaggaggagggagagagggaaggggggaaggagagagactaGGGGAGGGGAAGCAGAGAGACTAGTGGAGGAGAAAGAAGACAGGCGAGAAGGGAATGTTGAAGATAAGAGGCGATGGTAGTGgggcacagtggtggaaaaagtacccaattgtcatacgtgagtaaaagtaaagataccttaatagaaatgactcaagtaaaagtcacccagtaaaatactacttgagtaaaagtctaaaagtatttggtttgaaatatactttAGTATCAAAACTAAAAAGTATAAATTGTTTCAAAttcattatattaagcaaaccagatggcacaatctttcatgttttaatttttttttacagatagccagaggcacactccaacactcagacatcattcagaaACAAAGCATTTGAGTTTAGTGAGTTGTCAGatcataggcagtagggatgaccagggatgttgtcttgataagtgtgtgaattggacctttTCTGTCCtcttaagcattcaaaatgtaacgagcacttttgggtgtcagggaaaatgtatggagtaaagtacataattttctttagatgtagtgatgtaaaagttgtcaaaaatatacagatacccccaaaaaactacttaagtagtacattaaagtatttttacttaaatactttacaccactgatgggGCAATACAGGGTCATGATCAGAAGAATGAAAATGTGTGTTCGTCTTGGACAAGTTTGGGTAGGTAGCTATTCCCGCTGTTTGAAAACTGTTTTGTCtgtactgaacacaacccaggttTAGAAGCTGTCTGTGTAATGTCTTCTAACTAaacacctcctcccctctcttgtcCTCCAGGAGGAGAGTACGTCCCCCGTGAGAGAGGAGGCCTTCTCCTCTACCCATAAGCCCCTGGTGGTGGGCGGGCAGACCCAGGTTACCGTGGGAACCACCCACATCTCCCGTCTGACAGACGAGCAGCTGATCAAAGAGTTCCTGAGTGGCTCCTACTGTCTCCATGGGGTTAGTATGAGGCCTGCTGATAGGCTGGCTGTTGAAAGAGACACCTGCTCATTGTCTACAGCCACATATTGGCTACTGCTCATTGGCTTCTGTTAATTCAATGTAATATGCAGTAccttcaaagtattcagaccccttgactttttccacattttgttacgttacagccttattcaaaaatgtattaaataagtaaaaaccctcagcaatctacacacaataccctataatgacaaagcgaaaactgtttcttagaaatgtttgcaaatttataaaacataaaacacgtagcttatttacataagtattcagccctttgctataagactcgaaattgagctcagctgcatcctgtttccattgatcatccttgagatgttcctacatcttgattggagcccacctgtggtaaattcaactccCACAACTCTTCATACTGTAGCCTCTGTCTGATGTCTGGAACGTGTGTTGCAGGGAGTGGGATGGTGGAAGTATGAGTTCTGCTATGGGAAGCATGTACATCAGTACCATGAGGTAAGGGTTATTTACTTAGTAGCTCAGTAATGTTGAAATGCTTAAAGCACAATATTTCCTGTAGACCGAAAGATGTTACAGTATTGGCTGGCTGGGTGCCTCATGTATTTTTTGCTATGTTAAAGTATCTAATACAGGATGATGAATCGATTCTCTCCCAGGATAAGGAGCAGGGGAAGAACATTGTGGTAGTGGGCAGTTGGAACGCTGAGGAACATCTGCAGTGGGCTCAGAAGAACGTGGCCCGATCCTACCAGTTCAAAGACGACGGGGTCCAGAAAGTCAAGTACGTCCGTCAGCTATACaatacgtttaaaaaaaaaatgtatttcactgaTCAGCACTATGTTACTGAATATTGGGGCATTAGGGGCTGGTGTCCTGGACAAAGATTAAGCTCAATGGAGAATATCAATTGAAAGGGCATTTTAGTCCAGGAATAGGATTCATCAGTGTCCAGGAAACCTGATTGATAGTGAGGATAAGGACTTTATGGTTGTTGTACTTCCTCCCCAGACTGGTGTCCCTCTTCTACGGCCATGGGGACGTGTGTGACCTGACGGGGAAACCCAGACAGGTCATCGTCAAGCTCAAGTAGGGTCTCTTAATAttcttatatacagttgaagtctgaagt of Salmo salar chromosome ssa01, Ssal_v3.1, whole genome shotgun sequence contains these proteins:
- the LOC106611219 gene encoding endoplasmic reticulum lectin 1 isoform X2: MDGTRLLFVLFGGLLEVYCGVSANRGGSPSFTDEIPFKINWPGAEFTLPTSGALYKEDDFVIMTTTEKEKYKCLLPSLSNGDGDDDKVYAGPTPGDLLDPLFKQNSCSYRIESYWTYEVCHGKHVRQYHEEKETGQIKVQEYVLGSMTKSTESSATSGTEIAEVEKVEEMDPTPEAEKEVPTKNVEGQLTPYYPVLMAHGTACVLKQNTPRSTNVLYVCHPEAKNEILSIAEVTTCEYEVVVLTPLICAHPKYRFKSSPVNAIFCQAMSGSPLRPHRLSQMDREQELLKPTFTAAAPEKEEESTSPVREEAFSSTHKPLVVGGQTQVTVGTTHISRLTDEQLIKEFLSGSYCLHGGVGWWKYEFCYGKHVHQYHEDKEQGKNIVVVGSWNAEEHLQWAQKNVARSYQFKDDGVQKVKLVSLFYGHGDVCDLTGKPRQVIVKLKCKESESPHAVTVYMLEPQTCQYVLGVESPVICQILDTADEKGLLSISS
- the LOC106611219 gene encoding endoplasmic reticulum lectin 1 isoform X1, producing MDGTRLLFVLFGGLLEVYCGVSANRGGSPSFTDEIPFKINWPGAEFTLPTSGALYKEDDFVIMTTTEKEKYKCLLPSLSNGDGDDDKVYAGPTPGDLLDPLFKQNSCSYRIESYWTYEVCHGKHVRQYHEEKETGQIKVQEYVLGSMTKSTESSATSGTEIAEVEKVEEMDPTPEAEKEVPTKNVEGQLTPYYPVLMAHGTACVLKQNTPRSTNVLYVCHPEAKNEILSIAEVTTCEYEVVVLTPLICAHPKYRFKSSPVNAIFCQAMSGSPLRPHRLSQMDREQELLKPTFTAAAPEKEEESTSPVREEAFSSTHKPLVVGGQTQVTVGTTHISRLTDEQLIKEFLSGSYCLHGGVGWWKYEFCYGKHVHQYHEYLIQDDESILSQDKEQGKNIVVVGSWNAEEHLQWAQKNVARSYQFKDDGVQKVKLVSLFYGHGDVCDLTGKPRQVIVKLKCKESESPHAVTVYMLEPQTCQYVLGVESPVICQILDTADEKGLLSISS